The Prevotella sp. E2-28 genome includes the window CGATTTCAGGCTCGTCAAACTGTATTTAATATCATTTATCTCCAGCTGACGACGATAGGTCGATGTAAAACTGCCCTTGGTACTAGTTGAGTCAGCACAATCCACAATAATGGGATGATAGTCCTTGAAATAATTTGCGCAACGACGTGCAGTACTCTCTGTCAACTCATTAGGAGCTTGATAAACCTGAAAAATATGACGATTGGTGTAAAGCTCTGGAGCGTGGATTGAGAAAGGTATCAACAACAGACTGTGATTTTTCTCAACGAACTCTGCCAGAGGTGCAACGAAGCGCGAATACAGCGGACCTATGATGATGTCACAGCGCGCTGCTGCAGGGTCTTCAAGGAGTTTATTCACATCACCGTTCTCAGGCAGGTTCCAAGCATGAATATCTACAGAGATGCCTTCTTTCTTCAGCGAATCGCAGGCCATCAGCAGACCGCGATAATACTCCACCATGCGCTTGCCGTCGTTATTAACCTTATGAAGAGGCAGCATCACGCCAACTCGAATGCTGCGCTGACGCACGTCAACATCTTTATTTGCAGTCGGCTGACTCACCGTTGTCGTCGTGTTTGCATCTGGAATAAAGATGACGGCGCCTTTCTTCAACTTATAGCCAGGCAACTCCATTCCTGGGTTTGCCTCAACCAGCTGTTCTACCGTAATGCCATACATTTTCGCAATGCCATACTGCGTCTCCTTCTTCTGCACCTTATGCGTACGAAGTGACTGCGCCGTAGCCATATAAGGCTGCGCTACGAACAATGCACATATCAGAAAATATCTTAATATTCTTTTCATAAAAAGCTATTTTTCAGTTTTCGACTACAAAAGTACAAAATATTTTCGTAACTTTGCAACCAAAACAGGAAGAAAATATGAAAAAGAAACTGATATGGCTCATTGCCACACTTATTTTAACGCCTCTTACCCTATTGGCACAGCAGGTTTCGCCCACATTGACATATATTGACAAGGACGGACTGCCTCACGACACCGTTGCCGTTGAGGACGGTCAGGCGCCGCTGGATGTGACCTTCCACGCCAATCCCTCGGAGATGGGCGACATCACCCCCACTTACGAATGGCATTTCTATAAGTTGGACAGCGATGGCACCAACAAGGAGCTCTTCGTTCGTTATGAAGAGGAAACGCAATATACGTTCACAGAATCAGGTAAATATACCGTCACGCTGAAAACCATTCTCGACAACGATGGTACGGAACTCTCGCCTGTGAACATCAGCGTGTTTATTGCCGACAGCTATCTGGAGTTTCCCAATGCTTTCTCGCCCAACAACGGCGATGAGCTCAATAATATCTTCAAAGCCAAGAAGCACAAGAGCTTGGTGAGCTTTCACGCCTATATCATCAACCGATGGGGACAGAAACTCTATGAATGGACCGACCCCGATGGCGGATGGGACGGCAAATACAGGGGAAAAGACGTGAAAGAGGGCGTCTACTTCCTGCTTTGCAAAGCGCGTGGAGGCGATGGAAAAGAGTATAACATCCGCAAGGATGTGAACCTGTTGAGAAAATACGTAGAAGGAGGACGCACAGGTGGCACAAACTGATCATCAGGGAAACATTGAGGTTTTCGGCGCCAGGGTTCACAACCTGAAGAATATCGACGTCACCATACCGCGCCAGTCGCTTACTGTTATCACAGGTCTGAGTGGTAGTGGAAAGTCATCATTGGCTTTCGACACTATCTTTGCCGAGGGCCAGCGTCGCTATATTGAGACCTTCTCGGC containing:
- a CDS encoding gliding motility-associated C-terminal domain-containing protein, producing the protein MKKKLIWLIATLILTPLTLLAQQVSPTLTYIDKDGLPHDTVAVEDGQAPLDVTFHANPSEMGDITPTYEWHFYKLDSDGTNKELFVRYEEETQYTFTESGKYTVTLKTILDNDGTELSPVNISVFIADSYLEFPNAFSPNNGDELNNIFKAKKHKSLVSFHAYIINRWGQKLYEWTDPDGGWDGKYRGKDVKEGVYFLLCKARGGDGKEYNIRKDVNLLRKYVEGGRTGGTN
- a CDS encoding ABC transporter substrate-binding protein: MKRILRYFLICALFVAQPYMATAQSLRTHKVQKKETQYGIAKMYGITVEQLVEANPGMELPGYKLKKGAVIFIPDANTTTTVSQPTANKDVDVRQRSIRVGVMLPLHKVNNDGKRMVEYYRGLLMACDSLKKEGISVDIHAWNLPENGDVNKLLEDPAAARCDIIIGPLYSRFVAPLAEFVEKNHSLLLIPFSIHAPELYTNRHIFQVYQAPNELTESTARRCANYFKDYHPIIVDCADSTSTKGSFTSTYRRQLEINDIKYSLTSLKSTDVNFANAFVKDKPNLVILNTARSRDMTAVFGRLGEIKINNPGIQISVFGYMEWMMYTQYQQENFYKYNVYIPAPFFTNLQSPQAQRMQSLYRQNFREDMMVALPRFAMTGYDHAVFFLRGLHKYGMTFDGAAERFGYQPLQTPLKFERIGNGGLQNRAYMFVHYKDDRTIETVNY